The genomic segment ACACAACggcgttattacttattacattatgTTTGTGATGTCGAATACTACGTGAAATGAGACCAACGGAAAAATTCCTACTATAGTTGTTCAGTACCTTGTTGTAATCGCTTTCttcaaaaataactttaattgctatatgttttttattctatcggaaaataaattacacaattttatctattgggcacaaaagtattatattattatagacggtCTAAATACGTATTGCGgcataatttaaagtttaaacactatttaagtattatacaatattatacataggtacacaattaaTGGTACATCATTTTTCATAGTTGtggattaaatattatgtgatgcATGTCATGTGCTTGGCGCTTGCTATTATACAATAGGCATATTGtttgatcataatataaaacaatgatgTTTCGATTTAAGCAATATTTTTGCCATTCCACGTGATCGTTATTAATGAAGtggatttatttataagtactgCAAATATTTTCTTACCTCGAGTTGTAAAATTAATCAAGTCCAAACAATGGTCTTTTTAATTTACGAATTACTTTATGTAATATAACGAAAActataacaaacaaattaattaaacggTACGCGGGTTAATTTCATTGTTACTTTTTGTGTTCTGTTGAGTGTTATAATACGTAAAGTCGTAAAGCCAACTTTTAAGGAGAgcaaggtaggtaggtagaggGTTTTGCTTCTGTTTTTCGCCGTTAAAGATTGCTTAGGTAGAAACCCAATCTAGCAACCTTCGTCTAAAACGTCTCCTTTGAGTTATTCAAAAACCTAGTAcctattcatttaaaataaattatataacttagaAATATATAGCTATtcggtaatattatgtaactctTGTTCTAAATTATCCACATTCGTGCGcacaatacaacataaaatgtagttttaaaatattcatttttcatatattctttcgtaaagtaaaagaaaaaaaaactcatatacAAGAATGAACGTTCATATTGAATTTTCTTCCGCTACATtgtgttttagttattttttctttgttgtgaacggtatttttttttattatattttatcaattttaattccatttttttttttatatatatataggtacaataacttTGATTTACATATGTCAccgttcataaattataatatattttattgcattacaGTATATTGTATGCCGACATCGTTGGATTCACGGCAATATCGTCAACATACTCAGCGTCCGACCTGGTGAAAATTCTCAATGAGCTCTTCGCCAGATTCGATCGACTGTCCGAGgtgaattattcatttttattgtgcGATAGCTCATAATATCTACTTTGCAACtacttaaaatacatattattattattattattattattattattattgtacactctACAACTGTGTATCGCACATTTTATTTCACGCCTATACCATTTCCAGAAATACCAACAACTCAGGATCAAGATTTTGGGCGATTGTTACTATTGTATTAGCGGCGCTCCCAAAGAACGACCCGATCACGCTGTGCTCAGCGTGCACATGGGACTATCCATGGTCAAAGCTATCAAGTGAGAATTACGATTTTTGACCGAATTTCCAAGTCCCAGTCGGCCCAggtattgattattgttttttttttccgccGTACCAGATACGTACAACAGACGACCAACTCGCCGGTGGACATGCGGGTGGGCATACACACGGGAGCTGTTTTAGCCGGTGTCCTGGGTCAGAGGCAGTGGCAGTTCGACGTTTACTCCAAGGATGTGGAATTGGCGAACAAAATGGAAAGCAGTGGAATGCCCGGGTACGTCCGTCCGTGCGGAAAACAAGACAAATAACAcctatgcataattttttttttttgttgacgaAACGTCATTATTGTTGTGTCTTCAGACGAGTGCACATATCCGAAAAAACTTTGAGTTTCTTAAATGGAGAGTTCGAGGTCGAGCCCGGCTACGGAGAACGGCGTGAAGAAGCTCTCAAGATGGCCAGCATAAAAACTTTCTTCATCATAAAAACTATCAAACCGGTAATAATCATTGTCATTCGAGCATAGATTTTTCACGTTGTCAaatgagattttttaaaaactgtttttcgtTTTTCGCGTGGCAGTTCAAAATGGACGTGCAAAACGGATCGTTGAACGATCAGCACAGTGCCAGCAAAGAATCTGTGGTAAGTATTTTGCAGTTTGTAGACTGTTTTCCGGTTCCTCAATTGATTTGTAATAATTACCGACGACTTGTGTGTGTAAACAGTGTGCGACACCGATTGACGACGCCGATTTAATAGCTCAGGCCAAAGAGGACTCCGATAACTTTAAGAAGCGATTGAGAAAGGACTTGATGAACAGAGATGGCCACAGGTAATTGACTACTTAGGCGCACCGTGTGCCAGTTGCGtgtataagaattattttcactttggtcaatattacctacctacatatcatTAAGAGGctcatggttgaaatatacaaggcattattgcatttaataaaaacaaaaacaaaaatttcagcGTAAGGGGAGCCAATAATAATCAAGTATACGTCATGCGCgggaattttgaatttgttaactTTTGTCAGCGTGTTTTTGATGAtaagaaaaattgatatttgtgaTGTCCTTTTACGCAGCCATTTTGTTTCTGATGATTACAATGCAAGTCAATATGTAATAAcctgtgtaatattttaacccTGGGCTGtaggttacaatattattacatattagtttacatatttcattcattatgaattatgatattggtaatattattatgttttcactaTGGAACGTGGTCCAGGTGCCCCAACCTCCCACCCACAACATGTGACACTGCGGCGTGCGCTCTAtagtcattataaaatatactcgacttataatattattatttggatgaATGGTTTTGTAGTGTTTCCGCGTTTTACGTAAATCTCGAGAACATTGAACCATTCTTCCATTAAAtcagatgaatataatataataataggtaccgtCACAAATTGATTTTTGTAGGTACAGCTAAtgtcccataatattataaaaacaataggaaACTCGTTTCGTATATTCCAATTTCTCAGCTAATTGAATTTTATTCGTTGTGTCATAACATCTTGTTCTATTATCGTCCTGAATATTGACGAAACAATGTTCTCGTGTCGAAGATTCCAAGAgttccacaaataatatttaattattgttagggTGTAGGTTTACAATGtttcacatttatattgtaaattaatatattatttctgtgaaccgaatattacaataatttcccggaaatatgtataaatttaaattggtgAGAGACTGagatcaattattaatatttgattgcaTAATTCCccttctatttttaaaatattttatgagatgGTGGATgtttaacagtaataataaattacatacttCAGTGTAATAGGGGCAAGTGCCGCCCCCCTTCTCGAAGTTTTTGTCATAAAGTAACAAGTGATAAATATTCAAGTTCTACAAAAACTATAGAGAAAAAATAAGCCCCccacctaaaaaataaataaataaatatttctgcactgatatatatatatataaaattatgtctaTTAGCTATTACCTATAATGACTACTTTGTTACATATCtatttatatcttttttttcgtTGTGATATGGCGACATGGGAGTGAACCGTTTGCACAATACTTACCCCATGTTACTTATATCTTACCTGgtgattcttttttattttatcaaagaacgctcattatttcaaaaactattaatgtttttcgatataacttttttttatgtaattgtaagtcgttatattataacaaaacaacatttttgaaaaaataaataaaaacaacatagataggtacattttaaattccttGTTGCAAAGCCGAATATCTTTCGCAGTACTTCGCCCATTGCTTACTACCGTCACTGTCGTTATACTTCCATTAATTTCGTCTGTGTTACAGCCGTGTTGGAAGCATCCTCTTCAAGTAAACGAACATGTATTTTCCCTGGACCCATGCCAACCACGAACAAATCTCGAATTACAATCTCTAGTTCCGATCCACGTAGGTGAACATTCCAACGCTAGGTCTCTTAGACGCGCGCCCCATTAAGCAACGCTTTCATCATTCCTTTTTCCGTGCTTGATATCGCCCGGCCAAATGTAACATTTTTGATTCAAAATTGTCGTATAGGATAGTTGAAAAATTTTTTAACGACCGATCATTTGGGAAACATAGGCAATAGCTTGTGCGTGTCTTCTGGATAATAAAGTATGTTGCATGTATTATCAACTTGAATTTTGTTTCGTCGTTGATGGTGTTTGCTTCAAAAAAATTGGCTATCGCAAAAAATTGTTATGTCGTCATCTAGCTCAAATGTATATGTGCAGGGGCGTCTTCAGGTCAATTCCATGGTGGGCGGGGGGTGAAAACATTTTAGTCAAGAATACCGcttttaacaattaacaacatttataaaatgtatttatttattagcaaAAACAGAACATATCTCACAacttacggggggggggggggcgatcATTACTTGAGAATACCTATATGGTCTTATTTTGAACGTTCCCCACCTGACCTCATCGTATATTGGAATATGCAATATGATGATAAAAGTATATCAACTAGCTACAATTTATCGTTTGGGTTTTGGTATAATATGAAGAATTATGggctcaataatataatatattatactgcactataatatgatttgtattaaaatttaattttaaaatcgaaaattagatcagacataatttattataaaccaataaaaatgCCACAAGGCCTGCcgtagtattatgtataaaaatggtacctatgtatattttaatgaaacaatattatagcaaCAAACATCTttagtaatattgttaaattatggaattaaattttttcgtcCTCCGAAAAGTATTAATCAGTGCGgccagttttatattatatgaagctCGACTAAGCAAAAGGGGgaaaaatgttttacaacacTTGATAAGGAGAACTTCCGATACTTGTATCACATTAATCAActtcttaaacatttttttaacagttaggtatattcatattttattttaattattaatgatttgtatAGTGAAAtgactatattgtattattataaatacaattgtatcgGAAATCAGTTTGTCGAATTGCACTTGTCTATTATGCCCTAACAAAAGTTTTTTTGGTGACTGACGTATCACAGAACGAGGCGTATAGcgatataaaaacaaacagtCATACCTACATTTGTAACGTGTTAAcgatagatttattttttttaatattatttttttttttattattttgactcCGGATTCTGCGGCCCCATTAGTTTTGGTATGGCGAGGTGCACTGACTTAATGTTTAATATCTCCACTGGTGCAAAACGTATTGAATTCAGTCTCCGTGAAACATTTTGTCCCGTCTGAAGTGATCGATGTGGGTAGGTACTGCGGGTACTCCGAAACGTGCGAATAAAGCCTGCGTTTTAGCTACCTCTGCACAAGCAGCTTTTTTTTGCACGATTTTGTTTCGAAAACATTGAGCCATTCTGGTATCACATCAATAAGGAAACTTTTTCGTaagtacctaaaaatatttaagattgtCCACGCTTGCTTCGGCCATTTTCACGGTGTGCTGACACGGCCTTCGGCCATAAGCGCAACTAgggtgagggggggggggggggttgccGCACAAAAAAACTTGTAAAACCCCTCCAAgtaaaagaataaattattcaattgtttcctaaaatattaataaatctagaTAGATGGGAGTTATACATGAGAAAGTCTTATTTTTATGCTTACGCGAAAAGTACGGTTTTAAGTGTAAATTGACAGTTCCCCCGAGACATTTtcccaataaatattatctgtatAGTAGGATACATTTTTtccgatatatttttaaagcagGAATTTCCCCCCTCCCcacccaaaaaaaatttttcttcaatgattttcaaaaatgttgttttttagcGACATAAAACTttgaataacatatattttgaaaaataatgagtgttttatcACCCATTAAGTacactaatacataataatattaataaatataaaataacacaatcATTTTGAAGCTATAACTTAACacttaaatataatcaatacattaatagtAATTTTCGTTTATGATTCGTTTGAAGGGATCTAAACAAGCATACAAAATTTTTCACTTTGGCATTTAATGATGAAGCAAAAGAACGCGAATACAAATACCACAAAGAAGCTGCATCTGGTGTATCTCTTATAGGTTGTCCGTTAGTACTGTTCTTGACGTCTTCCGCACAAATTATTATGTTGCCCAGGtttgtgataaattaaatatattacatgatattataacaaaatgtacaaacctaaattgttttaaaattataaaactctaataatactttatattgtaCTTCGCAGAGATATTTTAAGCTACATGTCCAGTTGTCTTGCATTAGTATTACTATTGATTATTGTAGTGGTATCAGTCGCAGACATTTTTCCAAGAGTAAGTAAACAAAACTTTCTAGTTTTTGTGTTAAAAGCAAtgtaattcattaatataaaaaaatatatgtaccaaccgtagtaatgtagtataggtactatcaaTGATTATTTGAAGtagaatttcaaattattcacgcagatatttaaatacctatatattataatatagtatattataataggcatatacctattacaatattgcAATAATGCAATAAATGTCTACTATTTTGACTTAAGATACACATTGGTAATTCACCGAGCATATTCACCCCTACATTATGTTTCCCTTTAacgatatatttattgattttttaatatttaagtgttcttaaaatcatattttcaataggtacttatattgtttttaccACTTAAAGAGTGTTAGTGAAGTATTCCTGTGGCgataccaacttttttttaaaaatgagaaTCATCTTTTTTCCCGAAAGTCATTAATAAGATgactttaataaaatgttcaagtatctATACCTTTAAAATTCGAAATTATTCCAAGTATTAGTTACTgagttatttagttttaaaaaggaAGTATTATTTTGTGAAACTACTCGTTCGAGTTTTGATTTTGATGCATCAACATATTCAAAAACATCATCTGccctataatttacattttacagtaaAACACTTTGGTtcttgtttgataaaagaagcTTTTATCGCTACAGGACACTTTTAAATAGCGTAAAAACTATTTGAAACTATTTGaaactatttgaaaatacaGTCCTTAAGTGGGTATAcatcaaaaatccaaaaaaaacaGGTAATTCATTTAAtccattattaaaggaaaatagGGATGAACCGTGCCTGgttaatcaccctgtataataaatttaaatttagatttagttaagtacctatatttgctgtttaaataaaatttacgaaaaaaaatacaatttttgctTATCTGCAGTACCAAACTAATTGAACacacatttcatattttttaaaacagtcaTGTAGTGAACAATCGAAAAgtcattataatcaaatttcacgcttacaatttaattattgttattagattCTGCCATCGAAAATTGTATGGTTCAGTGAGACCATAAATGATTCTTTATGGATTCGACGTATACTCGGCATCACTGCCGCGTCATTGCTAGCGTCTACCAATCTCGTGGGACTTGTAAGTTAAagaatcataattcataatattattattgattcgaATGTTTGATCAAaagttacgattttttttttgatttttttcaaaggtATCGTGTTGGTCAGAAAAACAAATACTTACCAACTGCACGCATGGCCAAAGCGATCCATCGACTTATTGTATGTATCCATCATACTTCACTTACTTCATGGTGTTGGCCCTAATAGCCACGTCCATGTTGACTCAATTGTCTCATTTCACCAAAGCAACTATACTGTTCGTCATCACTCTGATGCATTGCGTTGTCAACGTAGTTACAGTAGGCACTGCTATTGACTGCGAAGACTCGATCATTTACAAACCGTTCaagtatgattataatttataataatcaccTAATTACGTTCCTCGATACTCTAGATTCATTTTAATATGCTGCATGCACTCCATTCATTATTCcgtatttccaaatatttttcgtgTTCACGTCagacatattattcattataataataataatattatatatatatatatacgtaacgCACACGCGTACCTACTAAGACACGACTACACAAGGTATAATTTTGTGaccaaaatacaaaaatctagAACGCCACCTTCAATTTGtcacaaaattattgttatttatttcatataattgtattaacttaATAGGATATCTGAgataagaaataaaacaaatcatagCAAGACGACTGAGCGTGGTAATATTAAACCTAACTGACACATGtcgtttaaaaatgaaatgaataaataaaaaaaggggAAGTAGATAGGTAACCGCTTTGCTGTATTGCAGttgtaggtgtcgagtgtacaTTTCGTTAtcgagtcactgtaatgtatattgtgtttggtttgattttaaTGAGAAATCATtgccttttaaaaattattctaaacggagacggtctgtcagcctgTATTACGTACTACGTACAATTTATGACATACGAGTATACccatattatacacatgattattatatatatgattatattataaacgtataatgcCACTGATTCCGGGTGCACTTAAAAGTACATATCTACCaaacattgtttaatttaatgctATCCCCCTCTCTCTCTAAGAATTGAGAGATTATCTGAGTGTCAGGATCAGGACACTATCTGAAacgtataaacaattatattttaactaattatgagcataggtacctaattctaCAATCGTTTTCAGAGTTTTGCCATCGAAGTATGCACTGTCGTTTCTACTCATAGCCGTCACAATGGCACTAGTGTTTTTGGCTAGAAATGTAagcttttatattttgtaaaaacaaaaccgacatagtattattatctactTACTGAACGAAATGTTTGATTTACATTCAGATGGACAAATCGTCGAGAGTTCTATATCTATGGCGAACGGAAGTCGAAGAACAGAGGGAAAGGGCTTCAGACATACGAAGGAGAAACGAAGCATTGGTGTACAATATTTTGCCTCCGCACGTAGCCAAACATTTCTTAGGTAGTTACAAACGCCAGCACGAAGAACTATACAGTCAGAGCTATGCCGAAGTTGGAGTTTTGTTCGCATCTATGCCAAACTTTTCAGGTAATTGCCAAGTTAAATgtttactatacattattatactataatattaccatgtattaactattaagtaattaCCTGTATAATCATATGTttgcaaacaaaattaattgttttagattTCTATTCGGAGGAGACGGTTAACAATCAAGGTCTCGAGTGCTTGAGATTTCTCAATGAAGTTATATCTGATTTTGATGCGGTAAGTAAACAcatcatatacctacttacaacatattatattagtgttataagtttataactatttaatgccaatataaactaattcataacttatacctatatattattcacagCTTCTGGAACAACCACGCTACCAGgatattattaagattaaaaCAATCGGTTCAACTTATATGGCTGCAAGTGGACTAAACCCTTCGCGTGTCGTAAaggtaatattgattta from the Acyrthosiphon pisum isolate AL4f chromosome X, pea_aphid_22Mar2018_4r6ur, whole genome shotgun sequence genome contains:
- the LOC100163190 gene encoding adenylate cyclase type 3 — protein: MESTPPPTSAAGASTSSPNAGRFADRATESLYQSYNAKQKRAAFACYVSASVLFDVYCLSVYDARSPWTWCLLAANVGTLLWCRLAGGRRRYWTFVAHLAWLTANVQVVFHMVANAAEGADLLGWILLYDYLAYVSLPLTLALCIALSATTCLTYVITMAVLGRHHAYLARQLATNSVLLLASNCLGLLSYFLADKQQRTAFLETRQCLEMKMVIEEQSTEQERLLLSVLPEHVAVKMRQDLGEALDSQFKKIYMSRHENVSILYADIVGFTAISSTYSASDLVKILNELFARFDRLSEKYQQLRIKILGDCYYCISGAPKERPDHAVLSVHMGLSMVKAIKYVQQTTNSPVDMRVGIHTGAVLAGVLGQRQWQFDVYSKDVELANKMESSGMPGRVHISEKTLSFLNGEFEVEPGYGERREEALKMASIKTFFIIKTIKPFKMDVQNGSLNDQHSASKESVCATPIDDADLIAQAKEDSDNFKKRLRKDLMNRDGHRDLNKHTKFFTLAFNDEAKEREYKYHKEAASGVSLIGCPLVLFLTSSAQIIMLPRDILSYMSSCLALVLLLIIVVVSVADIFPRILPSKIVWFSETINDSLWIRRILGITAASLLASTNLVGLVSCWSEKQILTNCTHGQSDPSTYCMYPSYFTYFMVLALIATSMLTQLSHFTKATILFVITLMHCVVNVVTVGTAIDCEDSIIYKPFKVLPSKYALSFLLIAVTMALVFLARNMDKSSRVLYLWRTEVEEQRERASDIRRRNEALVYNILPPHVAKHFLGSYKRQHEELYSQSYAEVGVLFASMPNFSDFYSEETVNNQGLECLRFLNEVISDFDALLEQPRYQDIIKIKTIGSTYMAASGLNPSRVVKPEDPIEVRWAHLALLVDFAFDLKRALQGINEQSFNHFVLKMGINHGPITAGVIGARKPHYDIWGNSVNVASRMESTGKAGCIQVTEETCNILQHFGFKFEQRGLVAVKGKGQLMTYYLVGKGLQPSQVPPPIMETLPEVEEEDTDDSMVVRQALLPRTDHNGSATASG